One genomic region from Chrysemys picta bellii isolate R12L10 chromosome 16, ASM1138683v2, whole genome shotgun sequence encodes:
- the BSX gene encoding brain-specific homeobox protein homolog translates to MNLHFTSPVHPVSAPRPTSFFIEDILLHKPKSLREVPPEHFSSPLASRVPLLDYGYPLMPTPTLLAPHPHHALHKPEHHHPYFLTTSGMPVPALFQHHPHAELPGKHCRRRKARTVFSDSQLSGLEKRFEMQRYLSTPERVELAAALSLSETQVKTWFQNRRMKHKKQLRKTQDDPKMPSGEECLEQSSSEPELTDKASSDPRKASQQPAFLLEENEDEVDIIEDGDICTNPHLI, encoded by the exons ATGAACCTCCACTTCACCTCCCCAGTGCATCCCGTCTCCGCGCCAAGGCCGACCTCCTTCTTCATCGAAGACATTTTGCTCCACAAGCCCAAGTCCTTGAGAGAGGTCCCTCCAGAGCACTTCTCCAGCCCCTTAGCCTCCAGGGTTCCCCTCCTGGACTATGGATACCCTCTGATGCCCACACCTACCCTCCTGGCGCCCCATCCGCACCATGCGCTCCACAAGCCTGAGCATCACCATCCGTACTTCTTAACCACCTCGG GCATGCCCGTGCCCGCCCTCTTCCAGCACCACCCGCACGCCGAGCTGCCCGGCAAGCACTGCCGCCGCCGCAAAGCCCGCACCGTCTTCTCTGACTCGCAGCTCTCCGGGCTGGAGAAGAGGTTCGAGATGCAGCGCTACCTGTCCACCCCGGAACGCGTGGAGCTGGCCGCCGCCCTCAGCCTCTCTGAGACACAG GTAAAAACGTGGTTCCAGAACAGAAGAATGAAGCACAAAAAGCAACTGAGGAAAACCCAAGACGACCCGAAGATGCCCAGCGGGGAGGAGTGCCTGGAGCAGAGCTCGAGCGAGCCTGAACTGACCGACAAAGCCAGCTCGGACCCCCGCAAGGCCAGCCAGCAGCCCGCCTTCCTGCTGGAGGAGAACGAAGATGAGGTGGACATCATTGAGGATGGAGATATTTGCACCAACCCGCATCTAATATAG